A portion of the Penaeus monodon isolate SGIC_2016 chromosome 28, NSTDA_Pmon_1, whole genome shotgun sequence genome contains these proteins:
- the LOC119591223 gene encoding glycine, alanine and asparagine-rich protein-like, with the protein MGDIDLVLDFAETTNLRRLGSEVSGLPWTINMAPATAGRHSSRDHGRKHAVRGIDIAATSGGGGDDFGFARICQRRRSSRRRRRTGRVRARPGARAAASYAPVHSPRCGGGGGGYGGGGFGGGGFGGGGYGGGGGFGGGGFGGGGYGGGGGGGGGPHILLAKAAAAAAVEAEEEATEVEAAMEVEAAGEEEAKASCSSAGEVATGENNTVLSAQFPKAILTEHFYLTTILNFVYNKHQKKEKNPNLIDLHQTMATSKDSGGSGSISRYIFCVM; encoded by the exons ATGGGGGACATCGACCTCGTTTTGGATTTTGCAGAAACCACGAATCTGCGAAGGCTAGGCTCGGAGGTGAGCGGCTTGCCCTGGACTATAAATATGGCACCAGCGACCGCAGGGAGGCACAGCTCGAGGGACCACGGACGGAAACATG CGGTTCGTGGGATTGACATCGCTGCTACttctggcggcggcggcgacgactTCGGCTTCGCCCGGATTTGCCAAAGGCGGAGGTCgtcgcggcggaggcggcggacggGTCGTGTACGTGCCCGTCCAGGCGCCCGTGCAGCAGCAAGTTACGCACCAGTTCATTCACCACGTT gcggaggcggcggcgggggATATGGAGGCGGTGGATTcggcggaggtggatttggaggcggTGGATACGGTGGAGGCGGTGGTTTCGGCGGCGGTGGATTTGGAGGCGGAGGATACGGCGGTGGAGGCGGCGGAGGTGGCGGACCGCATATATTATTAGcaaaggcggcggcggcggcggcggtggaggcggaggaggaggctacGGAGGTGGAGGCGGCCATGGAGGTGGAggcggcgggggaggaggaggcaaaggcgTCCTGTTCCTCAGCGGGGGAAGTAGCTACG GGAGAAAATAACACGGTCCTCTCAGCACAATTTCCAAAAGCTATATTAACTGAACACTTTTACCTCACAACTATCCTTAATTTTGTTTacaataaacaccaaaaaaaagaaaaaaatcctaatttgATTGACCTTCATCAGA CAATGGCAACGTCCAAGGACAGTGGTGGCTCTGGGAGCATCAGCCGTTATATCTTTTGCGTCATGTAG